The genomic region ATGCACCGGCTGCCCGTTGAGCTGGTAGAAATAATCGACCAACTGCGCAGTAAAACGTGCACCGAAATCGGCATAGGAACCGCCATCTCCGTGGGTCAGTTCAGCGATATAAGTACGCGGATCAATCGGAAACACCGGAACTCTAAATGGAAATGCGCGGACGATAAGAGTATACAAATCGGATTCAGGAATAGCATCCCGAAAAAATGATCTGAACACTTCAAACGCAACATCGCGGAAGGACGGCGGAGGATTTTTATATATTAAAGAATCGGGTAAAAGCGGTATCTGCCGGGGAAGATAATTACCTCCTTCCGCATTGTGTGTTTTTAACAGCATTTCTAAAGGAACGCATACGGACGGATCTCTTATATTATAAAAAGATATGGACGGCTGCATATCCCTTTATAGCATAGATATACGGTGATTTCAATCGTAAAAGGTATATTTTTAGGGCAAACATATTCTTTGCCTTATTCAGCAGCGATAAAAAGAGCGTGTAACATACATCGTCATATCCTTTTTCTTCTTCGCGCCGGTTAAGTATATGCTCCTTATACGCAAAGAGGTTAAAAAAATCGTATAGCCTGCTGCCGTGTTCGCAAAATTGTATATTCATATGGGAACCTCTAAAAAACGAGCTGTTGCATTTAAAACGGCGGTTTTCTAAATATGAATTGTCCCCTACCCTTCTCACCTAAAAATTTGTTCTCCTTTACGATTAATTCTCCGCGGCTGAATACGGAGTCGATTGCGCATTGTACCCTCATTCCTTCATAGGTGCAGTAATCGCAGGCGCTTTTCAGGTTCTTCTTTGTCAGCACTTCTTCGGCATTCGGATTGATAATCGTAATGTCGGCATCGGCGCCGGGCAAAAGGCAGCCTTTTTTGAGGATACATACCGAAGATGCGCGCAGGATTTGCCGCCATCACCTGTACGAACCGTTCAAGCGAAATCCGCTTTTTTTGTACGCCTTCGGAGAAAATAATCCGCACTCGCTCTTCGATACCCGGAGCGCCGCCCGGCCCTTTGGTAAAATCGCCCTTGGTATCCATCTTCTCTTTTAACAGGAAGGGACAATGGTCGGTTGCAACGACTTGGATATCACCGTTTGCAAGACCGATCCAGAGCGCTTCTATATCCTGCTTTCTGCGCAGGGGGCGGCGCCATGATATATTTCAGCCCTTCGATATTTTCAGGATCATCGGGACTGCCGTTCTCATTTCCGTATTTTTCTTCCGAAAGCGTCAGATACTGCGTACAGGTTTCTACAAACAGCCGATTAACGTGCTGCCGTCCCTCTACCACGCTGATAAGCGCCTCTCCCGTAGAAAGGTGTACAATGTACAGCGGCGCATCCTTTACCATTTCCGAAAAATGAATAAGGCGGGAAACAGCCTCGGCTTCCGTTTCGTTAGGCCGACTGCGCGCATGGTAAATAGGCAGCATTTTATTTTCTTTTACAAATTTTGACCGGAGATAATTGATAAGCGAATCGTTTTCCGAATGCACGGTTAAAATGCCGCCCGCTTCTTTCACGGTTTGCAGCAAGCGGTAAAAGCCCGTATCGTCAATTTTAAATCCGTAGGTCGTATAAGCCTTAAAGCTCGTAATACCTTCATTTTTAATGATGCCGGATAGCTCCTGCAAAATTGCATCATCCACATGCTGAATAACACCGTGAAAGCTGTAGTCGATAACCGCTTTTTTTGCAAGCTCATGGTATCGGTCTATGGAATAATGCAAGTTGCATCCGGCGGGGCCGAAAGAGATATGGTCGATAACGGAGGTCGTGCCGCCGCAGGCTGCTGCAACGGTGCCGGTGTAAAAGTCATCGACGGCGCGGTACTGCGGAGACTGCTGCAACTCAAGATGTGTATGAGCATCAATCAGCCCCGGCATGACATAACAGCCGGGAACTTCATACACGACATCAAAATCGACGGGATTAAAATGCCCGATTCCGGTTATCTTGCTGCCGGTTATTGCAATATCCGCCTTAAATGTATCATTTTCGGTTACGAGCGTACCGCCCGTTATCAATGTCTTTTTCACAATTCCTCCTTATCTATGGACAGCTCTAAAAGCCCTGTTAGATTTTTAGAGTTACCTCTATGCAACTTTTCATATACGAAAAATGCCGATCAGACTTACGATGACCCAATCGGCATTTTTGTATTTAATTTTTAATCGTCGTCCACCATAATGCGCAAAATCACCTTATCGGTTTCCCTCATACCGTCGGCAGCAACGGCGCCTACACCGGCGATGGTCTTTTCTATGTCGCCTTTTACGATACCTTCACCGGGTTCAAACACTCGGTTCTGCATTGCAAGATAATGCGCATTCAGCGCTGCATCAACCGATGTGGCAATCTTCGAGGCACACGAGGGCTTGGCACCGTCACAGACAATTCCCGACACAACTGCAAGGGTGTTAGTGATGGTCTCGCATACCTGTTCATAGCTTCCGCCTGAAAGATACGTAACGGCAGCCCCGCTCCCGCATGCAGCGCTGACAGCTCCGCAATAGGCGGAAAGTCGGCCGATCCGCGTTTTTTGGTGAATCGCAATCAAGTTGCTGACCAACAGACCGCGCAACAGCTTATCATGCGGGAGCTTTTTTTCTTCGGCAAACACGATAACCGGTAGCGACGCCGTCAAGCCCTGATTGCCGCTGCCCGAATTGGTAACAACCGGCAAGGTACAGCCGCTCATGCGGGCATCGGAACCCGCAGCGGCGGCGGCCTGCGCACGGATTTTTAGGGTAACGGCCTGCTCAGTCTCGGCAGCCTTTAGGAGATTCGCCCCCGCATTAATACCGTAGCGGTGCTCCAATCCTTCCTGCGCGATGCGGGTATTATAATCGATCTGGCGTTCCAGTATCGGGCGGACGCGGTCAAGGTTTATCGTATCGGCAAACTCAAGGATCTTTTTTACCGATAAGCCCAACCGGTCGGTCAACGCGGCATTTGCACTAGCCGGATCAAACGGAACGGATAACACATCTTTTCCGTTTTTGGTTGTGTGCACGATATTCGTATGCTGATGGATAATCTCAACCGATGCGCTGTCGGCGCCGGCAAAAACTTCTACAATAAAATGCAGAGAAGCCACCGTATCCAAAAGGGAAACTTTACAAGGAACTTTTTCCAAAAATTCCTTTGTGCGAGCGATATCGGCTTCGGTTATGTCGGCAAGAACCTCAAGTCCCTTATCGGGATTACCGCCGATAATGCCGATTGCCGCCGCCGCCGGAATTCCCTTCATATTGCCCGAATTAGGGACGGTAACACTCTTTACATTTTTAATAATGTTACCGCTGCTTTTGATGCACACACGGTCGGGAATCTTACCGAGCAACGCACGGGCATGAGCGCCCGCATACGCTATAGCAATCGGTTCGGTACAGCCGAGCGCAGGAACCAGCTCTTCTTGAAGGATCGCAATGAATTGATTACAGTCAAAGTCCGTAAGTTCCATACCTTACGCCTGTTTTAACGTTCCGTCCGGTTTATAGAACACACCGCGCAGAATAAGCGCAAGCGCTCCGTCTCCGGTTACATTGCAGGCTGTACCGAAGCTGTCCTGTAGGGCGAAGATGGCGATCAATAAGCCGGTACCGATTTCGTCAAAACCGAGTATGCTGATAACGATACCGAGCGAAGCCATAACCGTTCCGCCGGGTACGCCGGGCGCTCCGACAGCGAATACACCGAACAGGAATGAGAACAAGACCATTGTCCCGATTGGAGGAACCGCCCCGTACAACATCTGAGATATCGTCATTGCAAAGAATGTTTCGGTAAGAACGGAACCGCACAAATGGGTTGTTGCTCCCAGCGGGATAGCAAAGTCAACGATATCGGACGGAAGAGCACTGGATTTATGAGCACAGCGTAAGGCAACCGGCAAGGTCGCCGCGCTCGACATCGTACCGACTGCGGTGGCATACGCAGGGCCGTAGTGCTTTACCACTTCAAGCGGATTTTGCTTTGAAACCGCACCGCCGATGAGGTACAACAGCGTCATCCAGATAAAATGACCGATGAGTACAATAATGATAACTTTCAAGAATACGGGAAGCTGGCGGGTTAAGCTACCGCTGTATGCAAGTTCGGCGAAGGTTGTCGCAATAAAGAACGGCAGTATCGGTACGATAACGCGGTTGACGATTTCAAGCACCATTGCCTGAATCTCTTTTAAGAGTTTTTCAACCGTCGCAGCTTTTGTCCAAATAACCGAAATACCGGCCAAGATAGCCAATACCAGTGCGGTCATAACCGGCATAATCGGCTGTATGTTCAGCGAGAACGCCGTAGAGGGTATTTCCACCAATTCGGCAGCCTGTGCAGGAATATGCAGGAACGGAATAAGAATATATCCTGCTACAGTCGAAAACAGGGATGCTCCGACTGCGGACAAATACGATATCAGCAAAAAGACGCCGAGCATTTTGCCTGCATTTGCTTTTAAATCGCAAATAGCCGGAGCAATAAAACCGAAGATAACGAGTGGAACGGCAAAAAAGATCAGCGAACCGAGCAACCTTTTAATGGTCGCAATAATCCCCATTACCGGAGCGGGTACAAACAACCCGAGCAACACACCGGCAAGAATCCCTAACGCAAGCTGCGGTAACAGTCCCAATTTTCTACCGCTTTGTTTTTCCATAATAGAATCCCCCATAAACATTTTTGTAGGCAGTGAATGCCCGTTCATTAACATGAAGCAGGGCAACTCACAACAGAAGACATTATATACCCGCTGTTTTACACTTGTCAAATTATAAATGAGTTTCTTTGCGCAAACATCGCGTATTAACGTGTGAGCGTTCTGTGCACGAATTAAACAACTTCCAAAGTTGATTTGCAATCCGCTTTAGCGGATATTATAAATTATTCCTTTACAGAACAGAACCAGAGGCTCTGATACTTTGTTCAATTGTTCAATTTTAAAGAACGTTTAAAAAATATATATTTTCATACTTGACTTTTGAGGGTATTATGGAAGAGAACTTCACCGCGAATGTTATTCGGAAAAACAAATGTGTGAAGCGAAATTATGAGGAATGGTCGAAAAGGTGTTAGATTGACCTGTCTAAAGGCAGGAGCGGAGCCGGTTTGACATTCTTCCGCCCGAAAAAAGTAATTGCAATGAAAAAGGACGTTGCAAGAAGGAAGGTCGAAATGAAACAAAGAAAATTAGTTTTAATGATTGGAATGCTTATCTTGCCGATAAGTATTATTTTGGTAGCAGGTTGCTCAACTTTCAGACCTGTGCAGACGACAGCGCAATTCCCTGCTGATGGAAGTAAGTATGTAATATTAGGCAGAGTAGAATACGCTGGAAAAGTATCAAGCTCCGGAGCCGGATATACAAAATTGCTTGAGG from Treponema vincentii harbors:
- a CDS encoding amidohydrolase family protein, producing the protein MKKTLITGGTLVTENDTFKADIAITGSKITGIGHFNPVDFDVVYEVPGCYVMPGLIDAHTHLELQQSPQYRAVDDFYTGTVAAACGGTTSVIDHISFGPAGCNLHYSIDRYHELAKKAVIDYSFHGVIQHVDDAILQELSGIIKNEGITSFKAYTTYGFKIDDTGFYRLLQTVKEAGGILTVHSENDSLINYLRSKFVKENKMLPIYHARSRPNETEAEAVSRLIHFSEMVKDAPLYIVHLSTGEALISVVEGRQHVNRLFVETCTQYLTLSEEKYGNENGSPDDPENIEGLKYIMAPPPAQKAGYRSALDRSCKR
- a CDS encoding serine dehydratase subunit alpha family protein — encoded protein: MELTDFDCNQFIAILQEELVPALGCTEPIAIAYAGAHARALLGKIPDRVCIKSSGNIIKNVKSVTVPNSGNMKGIPAAAAIGIIGGNPDKGLEVLADITEADIARTKEFLEKVPCKVSLLDTVASLHFIVEVFAGADSASVEIIHQHTNIVHTTKNGKDVLSVPFDPASANAALTDRLGLSVKKILEFADTINLDRVRPILERQIDYNTRIAQEGLEHRYGINAGANLLKAAETEQAVTLKIRAQAAAAAGSDARMSGCTLPVVTNSGSGNQGLTASLPVIVFAEEKKLPHDKLLRGLLVSNLIAIHQKTRIGRLSAYCGAVSAACGSGAAVTYLSGGSYEQVCETITNTLAVVSGIVCDGAKPSCASKIATSVDAALNAHYLAMQNRVFEPGEGIVKGDIEKTIAGVGAVAADGMRETDKVILRIMVDDD
- a CDS encoding dicarboxylate/amino acid:cation symporter — its product is MEKQSGRKLGLLPQLALGILAGVLLGLFVPAPVMGIIATIKRLLGSLIFFAVPLVIFGFIAPAICDLKANAGKMLGVFLLISYLSAVGASLFSTVAGYILIPFLHIPAQAAELVEIPSTAFSLNIQPIMPVMTALVLAILAGISVIWTKAATVEKLLKEIQAMVLEIVNRVIVPILPFFIATTFAELAYSGSLTRQLPVFLKVIIIVLIGHFIWMTLLYLIGGAVSKQNPLEVVKHYGPAYATAVGTMSSAATLPVALRCAHKSSALPSDIVDFAIPLGATTHLCGSVLTETFFAMTISQMLYGAVPPIGTMVLFSFLFGVFAVGAPGVPGGTVMASLGIVISILGFDEIGTGLLIAIFALQDSFGTACNVTGDGALALILRGVFYKPDGTLKQA